The Pleuronectes platessa chromosome 11, fPlePla1.1, whole genome shotgun sequence genome includes a window with the following:
- the LOC128450702 gene encoding protein L-Myc-1b, whose protein sequence is MEFDCFQHYFLDDFDTEEDFYKSTAPSEDIWKKFELLPTPPMSPTRTLSGAALHLSPGDKLSWLSKVMGQEEECEGPFPPDTGKLFGNLSSIIIQDCMWSSFSASKQLEKVSGRVAATGASPVAQITVRPNKAQCVSASGPLPAAVTDCVDPAAVLTFPASSCRKLASSGSESRSDSSDDEEEIDVVTVESKQNRVRLVNVRKPVTVTVRADPCPKRFHMSVHRQQHNYAARSPDSDLDDDDDDDDEDDDDDDDDDEEEYEEEPRSKRACTASRQQSRGSQPSSPSESPQNSDAEDTDRRKNHNFLERKRRNDLRSRFLALRDEIPGLESAKTPKVAILCQATEHLVELHSREKRQLLEKKRLKSRQQQLLRRLSELKRS, encoded by the exons ATGGAGTTCGACTGTTTCCAGCACTATTTTTTGGACGATTTCGACACCGAGGAGGACTTTTACAAGTCGACCGCACCGAGCGAGGACATATGGAAAAAGTTTGAGCTGCTGCCCACCCCTCCCATGTCTCCCACCCGGACTCTGAGCGGCGCTGCCCTGCACCTCTCGCCGGGAGacaagctcagctggctgtccAAGGTGATGGGGCAGGAAGAGGAGTGCGAGGGTCCCTTCCCCCCGGACACGGGGAAGCTGTTCGGCAACCTGAGCTCCATCATCATCCAGGACTGCATGTGGAGCAGCTTCTCCGCCAGCAAGCAGCTGGAGAAGGTCAGCGGGAGAGTGGCGGCCACCGGGGCCTCTCCAGTGGCACAGATCACCGTGAGACCCAACAAAGCGCAGTGCGTCTCCGCCAGTGGCCCGCTCCCCGCCGCGGTCACAGACTGCGTCGACCCGGCGGCAGTTCTCACCTTCCCGgcgagcagctgcaggaagctgGCCTCGTCAGGCTCCGAGTCTCGCTCTGATTCCTCTG atgatgaagaggaaatcGATGTGGTCACCGTGGAGAGCAAGCAGAACCGGGTGCGGCTGGTCAACGTCAGAAAGCCTGTCACCGTCACGGTCCGGGCCGACCCATGCCCCAAACGCTTCCACATGTCCGTCCACCGGCAGCAGCACAACTATGCCGCCCGATCACCAGATAGCGACCTcgatgatgatgacgacgatgatgatgaggatgatgatgacgacgatgatgatgatgaggaggagtaTGAGGAAGAGCCTCGAAGCAAGCGTGCCTGCACAGCATCCAGACAGCAGAGTCGTGGCTCCCAGCCCTCCTCCCCCTCGGAGTCCCCCCAAAACTCAGATGCAGAAGACACTGACCGCAGAAAGAACCACAACTTcctagagaggaagaggaggaacgacCTCCGCTCTCGTTTCCTCGCCCTGCGGGATGAGATCCCCGGCCTGGAATCGGCTAAGACCCCGAAGGTGGCCATCCTGTGTCAGGCGACGGAGCACCTCGTGGAACTGCACTCCAGAGAGAAGCGGCAGCTCCTAGAGAAGAAGCGCCTCAAGTCCcgtcagcagcagcttctccgCAGATTGTCTGAGCTGAAGCGCTCCTGA